TACGCGACGTCGCTGGCCGCGTGCGACGACGAGGACGACCTGGAGGAGGTGCTGGACGACGTGGTGCCCGAGGTGCAGGCCTACCTGGCCGGGAAGGGGAAGACGTTCGAGGACGTCGTGACCGTCAAGCGGGAGCAGCGGCTGCATGCCTGAACAGGTGGAGGACACCGCCGTTCCAGTCGCCGGCTCGGCACCCGCACCCACGATGACGCTGCGCGAGGCCGCGGTCATCATCGGTATTTCGTACTCGCATGTCCGCACGCTGGCTCGCTGCGGCTCGCTGCCGG
This Candidatus Dormiibacterota bacterium DNA region includes the following protein-coding sequences:
- a CDS encoding excisionase family DNA-binding protein; translated protein: MPEQVEDTAVPVAGSAPAPTMTLREAAVIIGISYSHVRTLARCGSLPVVRLGRVVRVRPESLDRWLAARELPAA